One Solanum pennellii chromosome 10, SPENNV200 genomic region harbors:
- the LOC107002198 gene encoding microtubule-associated protein futsch-like isoform X1 has translation MGVGLVEIGVEMRKILMFSIKGCYVTVLNHPFLVSMLCFIAFLYRSFPFLFSILLAVSPVLVCTAVLLGTLLSFGQPNIPEIEREEKTSSHDIVPLRTGVLYDTTHIESADDSYYVERYTERGLVDQSIDKISDLSPLPEERSRDFQFGNGGFEEAGREFHEQNYKEKHGDGELTESQYSPIPTVDEDFEEAVREFYEQKNEEHDDGELLESQYSSIPTVDEDFEEAAREFYEQNSEKSEEKHDDGELMESQYSPIPTVDNESIEFDFDRSDSFDSRRVNLNSLPGSPWKKERKEEEEQEEEEEDDDDESFDSESDRAESSSPDASMADIIPMLHELHPLLDEDTTQHVSLLHDGSDAASDSSGKTTESDNESDDGVENQEELEVADDENEDGEDDEGKQDEEDISKSAITWTEEDQKNLIDLGSSEIERNQRLENLMARRRALKKMRLMMTEKNLIDLESADLPFNIPSISTARNNPFDVHNDNYDLGLPPIPGSAPSVLVPRRNPFDLPYDSSEEKPNLMEDEQDFITFQAKDPLFRRHESFIVRPSIFGLNRQDKQDSHLRPYFVPERMATEGTSYSPFQRQSSELSDSKVSSVPETESLSSVEDLEDSNLIEGQLRHKSLDQEELECRNLMDEHISEEPEHTSEHVKHGSQSSEEVESLVQLGTVKNHHDAEETLLQEGRITNALELNPTEIQSKPETSYQRYSSQSSSSSLAEVSERVFIDKEGEMRSSFEEIMGHIEENGISRQASFDGPDFHITSTSVDHTPREHPIYDSSPSAIRENIFSASFSSDQHVESETVFPPTLVEESTISFVERESEENSQDIEKNSLPTNEEILAPADDQEFLSREVVCQNELDVAKADISEDDEVFGSANALQVPELVVSQTSIDSESSADEDMGHKEGTIDHAQHQVSSSRFDADTHVVSHLVVNHAVESLSTSSDHQNIRQMGDEQHSLIAEVPLDQPVMPSLEKQSVEDVTEKEEPIVSEQHDLPSSDAVESSVTDALSEVDETQTSVGHQYASTERSISQCEEGLAYSDKSIDEHPSDDKEVKETPAILVESIEEASTTETLNVSEIHDLDDGIPIISSPRTPNSISNLHEVVEAPRGASLSGLKNMILEENDNQIKVLENYVLPPEAADFQHDELYIVEETDGIEDIDEAFLYELDTVGDFSINELGSCQNEFERRIDSTGEGLSAFHTVDSGTPEVAEDAFAEVHERKFPLHPDILNASTFQEIGKHEEKECASEIQKSGMSIIDHLDVSHTDFAEGEVHNAVDARSIEGGVPVDSDIGPSDPMTKLNLDAQEIVPEMTIAEAQNSVFEVANAESAQTGVTKVPQEVIVRDETDSGMPVLEAQTIQDIESAFWQVYEKEMEKSNVFELYNAEDSGMPVLEAQTVEDIELAFRGTSENETLNSNVYELPNAKLVTEKSGSSDNSAVFKISSQVLNDSGMPEVEAHTIEEIESAFGISSEKEKEHLNVVELPNAKLVTEESRHSDDAAVFEVSSSVKEDSEMPVVEAQTIEDIESAFRISSEKEIVHSNVVELHNAKLPDAKLVTEESGDSDDAAVFNVSNSIQEDSEMPVVEAQTIEDIESAFRISSEKEIVHSNVLELPNAKLVTEESVDSDDEVVFDVSSSVQEDSGMPVVEAQTIEDIESALRISSEEEIVHSNVLELPNGKLVTEESVNSDDEVVFDVSSSVQEDSGIPVLEAQTAEDINLTFRQIGEKSNVLEQRLAELATEESGDFDNGAVFDMSSSVQADSGMPVLEAQTAEDITLAFRQISEQEIEKSNVLEQPHAKLETEESGDFDNAAMFDVSSTVHEDSGMPVLEAQTVEDINFAFRQISEQEIAEKSNVLEQSNAELTTEEPGNSVNAAVFEVSGSVLEDPQMPIVEAQTAEDINLAFRQISEQEIDEKSNVLEQPNAELATEESGNVAAAAEVSSSALEDSEMPVPEAEIFEDIDMIFRRISEKEMKKSNVLEQPHAELATEVSGSSDNTAVLEASSVTRNMQLPILETRPTEYFDLDHEKLSESDDETLIRHDSVGGDEHPGESEDVGASSDSQTVETDLSLKQVLEGNLEKPLNYTSEGESAQAKPSEAGSSNDMESSVRGSDLPDSGEAETEKGDHEVVLKEAKTPIAEKPDHAVDMPATSDVKGKKDKSHETGSSSSSSSSSDSSSSDSDKE, from the exons ATGGGTGTTGGATTAGTAGAGATTGGAGTTGAAATGAggaaaattttgatgttttCAATTAAAGGATGTTATGTTACAGTGTTAAATCATCCTTTTCTTGTGAGTATGCTGTGTTTCATAGCATTTTTGTACAGATCTTTCCCATTTCTGTTTTCGATATTGTTAGCTGTATCTCCAGTTCTTGTTTGTACTGCTGTTTTGCTTGGAACTTTACTAAGTTTTGGTCAGCCTAATATACCCGAAATTGAAAGGGAGGAAAAAACAAGTAGTCATGATATAGTACCTTTGAGAACTGGTGTATTGTATGATACTACTCATATTGAGAGTGCTGATGATAGTTACTATGTGGAAAGATATACGGAGAGGGGCCTCGTAGATCAGTCGATTGATAAGATCAGTGATCTTTCCCCTCTACCTGAGGAAAGGTCTCGAGATTTTCAATTTGGGAATGGGGGTTTTGAGGAAGCAGGAAGGGAGTTTCATGAGCAGAACTATAAAGAGAAACATGGTGATGGTGAACTTACAGAGAGTCAATACTCTCCAATTCCAACGGTTGATGAGGATTTTGAGGAAGCAGTGAGGGAGTTCTATGAACAAAAGAATGAGGAACATGATGATGGGGAACTTCTAGAGAGTCAATACTCTTCAATTCCAACGGTTGATGAAGATTTTGAGGAAGCAGCAAGGGAGTTCTATGAGCAGAACAGTGAAAAGAGTGAAGAGAAACATGATGATGGGGAGCTAATGGAGAGTCAGTACTCTCCCATTCCGACAGTTGATAATGAGAGCATTGAGTTTGACTTTGATAGATCAGATTCCTTTGATTCTAGAAGGGTGAATCTTAATTCTCTTCCTGGTTCCCCTTGGAAAAAGGAGAGGAAGGAAGAGGAAGAACAggaggaagaggaggaggaTGACGACGACGAGTCTTTTGACTCGGAATCTGATCGAGCTGAGAGCTCTTCTCCTGATGCTTCAATGGCTGACATTATTCCAATGCTTCATGAGCTCCATCCGCTTTTGGATGAAGACACTACTCAGCATGTTAGTTTGTTACATGATGGTTCTGATGCTGCTTCCGATAGTTCTGGTAAGACCACTGAGAGTGATAACGAATCTGATGATGGTGTTGAAAATCAAGAAGAGCTAGAAGTTGCAGACGACGAGAATGAAGATGGTGAAGATGACGAAGGAAAGCAAGATGAGGAAGATATAAGTAAGTCAGCTATTACATGGACAGAAGAGGATCAGAAGAATCTAATTGACTTGGGAAGCTCCGAGATCGAAAGAAATCAACGGTTGGAGAATCTTATGGCAAGGAGAAGAGCCCTGAAGAAAATGAGGCTGATGATGACCGAAAAGAATTTGATTGACTTGGAAAGTGCTGATCTTCCATTCAACATCCCGTCCATTTCTACAGCAAGAAACAATCCATTTGATGTTCATAATGATAACTATGACCTTGGACTGCCACCAATCCCCGGGTCTGCTCCATCTGTTTTAGTACCAAGGCGAAATCCATTTGATCTTCCTTATGACTCAAGTGAAGAGAAACCTAATCTTATGGAGGACGAACAAGACTTTATAACATTTCAAGCAAAGGATCCACTTTTCCGGAGGCATGAAAGTTTTATCGTAAGACCCTCAATCTTCGGGCTGAACAGGCAAGACAAGCAAGATAGCCATTTGAGACCCTATTTTGTTCCGGAGAGAATGGCTACAGAGGGAACAAGCTACTCACCATTTCAAAGACAATCTAGCGAACTTAGTGATTCGAAGGTGAGTTCTGTTCCTGAAACAGAATCACTAAGTTCTGTTGAAGATCTGGAAGACAGTAACCTCATTGAAGGGCAGCTCAGACACAAAAGCCTTGATCAAGAAGAACTGGAATGCAGAAACCTCATGGATGAACATATCTCTGAGGAGCCAGAGCATACTTCTGAGCATGTCAAACATGGAAGTCAATCCTCCGAAGAAGTAGAGTCTTTGGTGCAGCTGGGAACTGTGAAAAATCATCATGATGCAGAAGAAACTTTGCTCCAGGAAGGAAGAATTACCAACGCATTGGAACTTAATCCAACCGAAATTCAATCCAAGCCAGAAACTTCTTATCAAAGATACAGCAGCCAATCTAGCTCCTCATCGTTGGCAGAGGTGAGTGAAAGGGTCTTTATTGATAAAGAAGGAGAAATGAGATCAAGTTTCGAGGAGATAATGGGACATATTGAAGAAAATGGGATCTCCAGGCAAGCTTCGTTTGATGGACCTGATTTCCACATCACAAGCACTTCAGTAGATCATACTCCACGCGAACACCCTATTTATGATTCTAGTCCTTCTGCTATCAGGGAAAACATATTTTCAGCCTCCTTTTCTTCAGATCAGCATGTGGAATCTGAGACAGTGTTTCCTCCTACATTGGTTGAGGAAAGCACTATTTCATTCGTAGAGAGGGAATCTGAGGAAAATAGTCaggatattgaaaaaaattccCTTCCAACTAATGAAGAGATTTTGGCACCAGCAGATGACCAAGAATTTCTGTCAAGGGAGGTGGTATGCCAAAATGAGCTTGATGTTGCAAAGGCGGATATTTCTGAAGATGATGAAGTCTTTGGCAGTGCAAATGCCCTTCAGGTTCCTGAGTTGGTCGTCAGTCAGACATCTATTGACTCGGAATCATCAGCAGACGAAGATATGGGGCATAAAGAAGGAACTATTGATCATGCACAACATCaagtttcttcttcaagatttgATGCAGATACCCATGTTGTGTCTCATCTTGTTGTAAACCACGCCGTTGAATCCCTTTCAACGTCCTCAGATCATCAAAACATTCGCCAGATGGGTGATGAACAGCATTCTCTGATCGCAGAGGTTCCACTTGATCAACCAGTTATGCCTTCTTTGGAGAAGCAATCTGTGGAGGATGTGACTGAGAAGGAGGAACCTATAGTCTCTGAACAGCATGATCTTCCCTCATCGGATGCTGTTGAAAGTTCGGTTACTGATGCTCTGAGTGAAGTGGATGAAACACAGACCTCTGTTGGACATCAATATGCTTCTACAGAGAGGTCCATCTCACAGTGTGAAGAAGGATTGGCATACTCAGACAAATCCATTGATGAACATCCATCAGATGATAAGGAAGTAAAG GAGACACCAGCTATCCTGGTTGAGTCAATTGAGGAAGCAAGCACCACTGAGACCTTAAATGTTTCAGAAATCCATGACCTTGATGATGGAATTCCTATTATCAGCTCCCCACGTACTCCCAACTCTATTTCCAATCTGCATGAGGTTGTTGAGGCCCCAAGAGGTGCTAGTCTATCAGGTCTAAAGAACATGATCCTCGAGGAAAATGATAACCAGATCAAAGTATTGGAAAACTATGTATTGCCACCAGAAGCAGCTGATTTTCAGCATGATGAGCTATATATAGTTGAAGAAACAGATGGTATTGAGGACATTGATGAGGCATTTCTCTATGAATTAGATACAGTTGGTGACTTTAGCATCAACGAGCTGGGATCATGCCAGAATGAGTTCGAGAGACGAATCGACTCCACTGGAGAGGGTTTGTCTGCATTCCACACTGTTGATTCTGGCACTCCAGAAGTTGCTGAAGATGCCTTTGCTGAAGTTCATGAAAGAAAGTTTCCGTTGCACCCTGATATTTTAAACGCATCCACATTTCAAGAGATTGGTAAGCATGAAGAAAAGGAGTGTGCTTCAGAAATTCAAAAATCTGGAATGAGCATTATTGATCATCTTGATGTATCTCATACAGATTTTGCTGAAGGAGAAGTCCATAATGCTGTTGATGCTAGATCAATAGAAGGAGGAGTCCCTGTGGATAGTGATATTGGGCCGTCAGATCCCATGACAAAACTTAATTTGGATGCTCAAGAGATAGTTCCGGAAATGACTATAGCTGAAGCTCAAAACTCTGTCTTTGAGGTGGCAAATGCAGAATCTGCTCAAACTGGAGTAACTAAAGTGCCTCAAGAAGTTATAGTCAGAGATGAAACTGATTCTGGTATGCCAGTACTAGAAGCACAAACAATTCAAGATATTGAGTCAGCGTTTTGGCAAGTTTATGAGAAAGAAATGGAGAAATCTAATGTTTTTGAGCTATATAATGCTGAAGATTCTGGAATGCCAGTGCTGGAAGCACAAACTGTTGAAGATATTGAGTTAGCATTTAGAGGTACTTCTGAGAATGAAACATTGAACTCGAATGTGTATGAGCTACCTAATGCTAAACTAGTAACTGAAAAATCTGGGAGTTCTGACAATTCAGCGGTGTTTAAAATATCAAGCCAAGTACTGAACGATTCTGGAATGCCAGAGGTGGAAGCACACACAATTGAAGAGATTGAGTCAGCATTTGGAATTAGTTCTGAGAAAGAAAAAGAGCATTTGAATGTGGTTGAGCTACCTAATGCTAAGCTTGTAACTGAAGAATCTAGACATTCTGACGATGCTGCGGTGTTTGAAGTGTCAAGTTCGGTGAAGGAAGATTCTGAAATGCCAGTGGTGGAAGCACAAACAATTGAAGACATTGAGTCAGCATTTAGAATTAGTTCTGAGAAAGAAATAGTGCATTCGAATGTGGTTGAGCTACATAATGCTAAGCTACCTGATGCTAAGCTTGTAACTGAAGAATCTGGGGATTCTGACGATGCAGCGGTGTTCAACGTGTCAAATTCAATACAGGAAGATTCTGAAATGCCAGTGGTGGAAGcacaaacaattgaagatattgagtCTGCATTTAGAATTAGTTCTGAGAAAGAAATAGTGCATTCGAATGTACTTGAGCTACCTAATGCTAAGCTTGTAACTGAAGAATCTGTGGATTCTGACGATGAAGTGGTGTTTGATGTTTCAAGTTCAGTACAGGAAGATTCTGGAATGCCAGTGGTGGAAGcacaaacaattgaagatattgagtCTGCATTGAGAATTAGTTCTGAGGAAGAAATAGTTCATTCGAATGTGCTTGAGCTGCCTAATGGTAAGCTTGTAACTGAAGAATCCGTTAATTCTGACGATGAAGTGGTGTTTGATGTGTCAAGTTCAGTACAGGAAGATTCTGGAATCCCAGTATTGGAAGCACAAACAGCTGAAGATATTAACTTGACATTTCGGCAAATAGGTGAGAAATCGAATGTTCTTGAGCAACGTTTGGCTGAGCTAGCAACTGAAGAATCTGGGGATTTTGACAACGGAGCGGTATTTGACATGTCAAGTTCAGTACAGGCAGATTCTGGAATGCCAGTACTGGAAGCACAAACAGCTGAAGACATCACTTTAGCATTTAGGCAAATATCTGAGCAAGAAATTGAGAAATCGAATGTTCTTGAGCAACCTCATGCTAAGCTTGAAACAGAAGAATCTGGAGATTTTGACAATGCAGCAATGTTTGATGTGTCAAGTACAGTACACGAAGATTCAGGAATGCCAGTACTGGAAGCACAAACAGTTGAAGATATTAACTTTGCATTTAGGCAAATATCTGAGCAAGAAATAGCTGAGAAATCAAATGTTCTTGAGCAATCTAATGCTGAGCTAACAACTGAAGAACCTGGGAATTCTGTCAATGCAGCGGTGTTTGAAGTGTCAGGTTCAGTGCTGGAAGATCCTCAAATGCCAATAGTGGAAGCACAAACAGCTGAAGATATTAATCTAGCATTTAGGCAAATATCTGAGCAAGAAATAGATGAGAAATCAAATGTTCTTGAGCAACCTAATGCTGAGCTAGCAACCGAAGAATCTGGGAACGTTGCAGCTGCAGCTGAAGTGTCAAGTTCAGCGCTGGAAGATTCTGAAATGCCAGTGCCAGAAGCagaaatatttgaagatattgacaTGATATTTAGGAGAATATCTgagaaagaaatgaagaaatctAATGTTCTTGAGCAACCTCATGCTGAGCTAGCAACTGAAGTATCTGGGAGTTCTGACAACACAGCGGTGCTCGAAGCGTCAAGCGTGACACGCAATATGCAATTACCAATTCTTGAAACAAGACCTACTGAATATTTTGATTTGGATCATGAAAAACTTTCTGAGAGTGATGATGAGACACTCATCCGTCATGATTCTGTTGGTGGTGATGAGCATCCTGGGGAATCCGAAGATGTAGGAGCTTCTTCAGATTCACAAACTGTCGAAACAGACTTGTCTTTGAAACAAGTCTTGGAAGGAAATCTGGAGAAACCCCTGAACTACACTTCTGAAGGTGAGTCAGCACAAGCGAAGCCAAGTGAAGCAGGCTCATCCAATGATATGGAATCAAGTGTTAGAGGATCTGATTTACCTGATTCTGGTGAAGCTGAAACTGAAAAAGGTGATCATGAAGTTGTACTAAAAGAAGCAAAGACACCAATAGCTGAAAAACCAGATCATGCTGTTGATATGCCTGCTACATCTGATGTTAAAGGCAAGAAGGACAAATCCCACGAGACGGgatcaagttcaagctcaagCTCAAGCTCTGATTCAAGTTCAAGCGACTCCGACAAAGAATGA